The sequence below is a genomic window from Cygnus olor isolate bCygOlo1 chromosome 7, bCygOlo1.pri.v2, whole genome shotgun sequence.
AAGGGATGGAAAGACATGGACtgctgatggctcttgaacagaaggcctttattgcccttttttctCCACTACATACACTTTTCCTGTAACCCCATTGATcagagaccctcagacacgcctcaagccagccagcaattggccactgcccaaagctcatctttaacactgtatCCAAGTTaatttatctcgaccttgctcaagtttttgtttctaccgcttatttcctcattatctctaattcagggacgtgtgaaacagcgcaaagccaccttcaaattcctttcccacactgACCCAGAAGTACAGCCTCTCAAATGCTTAGTAACATAAATTCTTCTACACAGCTGAATgtgtgttttagaaaaaatgGACTTCAGCTGGAAAATCACGGTTTTGTAATGGAGATTGGTGCATGTGACTCTTAGAGCAAGCACAAAGTCAAAATACTAGTACTAGATTTTAGTGTAATACAAATTGGAAACAGTTACCTACTTTTGAAATAATGCAACTTCTCAAATTGTATTGAAGGAAAATGAGTTCTGCCTTGGCTTTGTGTGTTTTGGCTTTAATGAGTGTTCCATGAACTGAAttgttttaacattaaaaacaggGAGGGGGAGAGGCTGTTAAGTGTGTTTTGTATGGAGGTGTTTAAACTAGCTGATTTAGCAGCAGGAATAAAGGCCTGAGCTTTAGCtcttctaaatatatttttgaggtCGTAAAGGTTTTTGTGGTTTACATAACATTGAAGCTCCTGAGTTCTAGTAAGAACCGgtagcatttgaaaaacaacaaaatgaattaCAAACAGAATACTAGCAATTCTaaagtaatttccttttaaGCAGCATGGTAGAGATCTTCCCAAAACCTTGTGCAAGCaggcacagcaaaaaaaaaagtacaatctTTGATCTGTTGACTAAGCCATATGTCTAGAGCAGGATATTGTAATTATAgatttttgaattttcagatCAACCAGATGGCCACAGCTCCTGACTCTCAGAGACTGAAATTACTAAGAGAAGTAGCTGGTACCAGAGTGTACGATGAACGTAAAGAAGAGAGTATTTCACTAATGAAAGAAACAGGTAAAAATCTCCTGGACACTGGTTCTCCTTTTTGTGTTCATAACTGCTGACAAATAGTTAATCACTGGAAGAGGTTGAAGTGTTTAACTgaacttctgtcttttcttttctaaagaggGTAAGCGAGAGAAGATCAATGAGTTGTTGAAATACATTGAAGAACGACTTCATACCcttgaagaggagaaagaagagctgGCTCAGTACCAGAAATGGGATAAAATGAGGAGAGCATTAGAATATACAATTTATAATCAGGAGCTTAATGAAACCAGAGCTAAGCTCGATGAGGTAAAATACATTGTCTACTACAAAATTCAACGtgagctgttttgctttttgctgatATCTGCTTATGTTCCTCAATAAGATCCTGTCCATGTCCTTTGCTAATTCAACAAACTATGCTTGTCTTTCTGAAACTAGAAGTTTACTAAAACAGTTTTGCTAATTAAGCTactttccctgcagctttctgccaAGAGAGAGACAAGTGGAGAGAAGTCCAGGCAGCTGAGAGATGCACAGCAAGATGCTAGAGATAAAATGGAggtaaaaatacttaaaacGAGGggtgtctttttcctttccgttagattctttatttttcttgtgtatgTAAGCATTTTATCGAAGTCTGAATTTAGATACAGACTCCAGAGTTATTTGACTACAAATGAAAAGAGCTCTTACACTTAGAGCTTTAACTAGTAAAGTTAAAAATTAGTTTCTAACCTATGCCTTCATCCTATTTGGAAATGGGAgaaatttattgtatttcttgGTGTATCTTGATCTACGTAATGCTCGTGACTTAGATACTGAAATGTGCATATAGTGCTTAAAATTCTACATACTTAAATTTGCATAGGAAATAGAACGGCAAGTTCGTGAGCTGAAGACAAAGATTTCTgcaatgaaagaagagaaagaacaacTTAGTGCTGAAAGACAGGAGCAGATTAAACAGAGGACTAAACTAGAGCTTAAGGCCAAAGACCTGCAGGATGAATTAGCTGGCAACAGTGAACAAAGGGTACGTAACTATAAAGAGTGAATAAAAGGTGGTTGGTGCAAGGTAGTATGTTTGTACCTTGAAGACATTTTAGCTTTACATtctaagttttgtttttcagctgtagcCTTTCATTACTTTGTAAGCTTTGCAGAACAGGTATCTTAAGTTTTTGGCATGTCTTCTTCCTAATTGTAACTGAATTCACTTAACTGTTGAAACAATGTAGTATCAGATACTTGTAAGACTGCAAAATTCCATTGCTTGAATTATTCTTCAGAATTACGTATTTATCTAATGATAGAGTTTTTGATACTACCTCGCTTTAAATATCGCTTTGtttcactttcagaaaagaCTGTTAAAAGAGAGGCAAAAGCTTCTTGAGAAAAttgaggagaaacagaaagaattaGCAGAAACGGAGCCAAAATTCAacagtgtaaaagaaaaagaagagagaggaattGCTAGGTCTGTGATGTTCTACAATGGGAActcaaagcattttagaaagaaCCAAGATAACTAGCAGAACAGCCGTGTGTGATATGTTCAGAGTTGtacttaatatttcagaaagggGTGTCTGTATGGCCTCGTGTAAAGAAGCCTCCTTTAGTGTTGGGTGTTAAGGTTGGGGGAAGTCAGTATTCAATGAACTTAATTTTCAGCCTTCACAATTTTGTGGAATTTTATGGACTTGATGTTTTATGAAGTCTTTTGGGTGGTTTTATTGTTTATAATGTGatccttctctttttgttaCTGATTTGGTGCTTAATCTTTAGAGCATGGTTTGACAGTTCTGGAAATTTCTTATGGTAATTCTCAAtgctttttcttaatatattcGAGTTCTTCATAATACAGCATGTGTTCCCCTTCTCAAAATAGACTTGCACAGGCTACGCAGGAAAGAACAGATCTTTATGCAAAACAAGGTCGGGGAAGCCAGTTCACATCCAAAGAAGAAAGGGATAAGTGGATAAAGAAAGAACTGAAGTCTCTAGATCAAGCCATCAATGACAAGAAGCGGCAGATTGCAGCTATACACAAGGATTTGGAGGATACAGAGGcaaataaggagaaaaatttGGAACAGTACAGTGTAAGTATAATTATAATGAATACAGGGTTTTCTGATGGGGTgtagtcttttaaaaatctgttttggaaaTGCCTGCAGATAAACTCTGAATTCCCCTCAACACTGCCTCAAACTTTGTTGtttatatttactttctttctgtttttgttttcttttccataaagtGTTTGGCCTGAGTTTTCAGAGACATAATCTGCTTTGCTCTTGTTTATGATGAATGTGGCCGTTCCATATGGATAACAATTTGTTATGTTTTTATAGAGGTTGGGTGTCTTCCCTCTTCAAGGAAGACGAGAACAGTATCTTTCAAACTCTGCTGCCAATGCTCTCTTTACCTTTGCATCACAACTGCAGCTGGTTAGCAGTTGGGTCCCTATCGGTGGCAGAAGGTTAAGCTTTCAGTATTATCTGCATAACTTTTAGATTTTAGTTCCCGTGCATTCAGAAACAGCTGTAACTGCAAATACAGCAGTGCACTCCAAAAACATCACTTTTGCTAGGAGCTGCAGGAGTGAAACTTGGGGTAATCTTTCATTTAGGGTAAGAGAGCATCCATTGCTCATGTTGTCACCCTGTGTGTGCTGATGGACAGCATTTGTTGTCTTTGTGTCATATATCTACTGAAATCAAGGATCAGTCTGAAAAAAGATCTAGGaatatagtttaaaaagaaTAGTGTTCTGGTAAAATACCTGATGTAGGCCTCACCCATGTAGCGTAAGTAATGATTCTGAGTTGATTTTTGAAACAAGTAACATTTACCACTGATTGTAACGTTATCGTATGGCTCAATAGGAATTATTAGATAGAAGTGAAGATGTTAAATTTGAAGTGACCTTGattcctttaataaaaatatcttgctgCTCTTCTACTGAGGGAAGGTTGATTTATGCTCAAGCTAAAGGAGTTACATAAGGTGTCTTGGGTGAAACTCCATGGGGAACTTGCAAAGTTGGCTTGGAAAAACTTCTGTTACTTGAGAGAGTAGCTGGTCCTCCTGGATGTAGATAACTATGAAAATGTAATCTGCATGCTAGCCCCAAGCTGCTTTGAGAATGGCAGGTATTATAATGAGGAAGGGGCGGAGGTCTGTGCATTTGCTTCAACAGCATGCTTTTGATGGCAGCTGTGGTAAAGCACAAATACTGCTGGAAAGCAAGCTGAAATTTTGACTAATATCAGCATGGTGTGATATGCAAGACTAGTATGTATGTTCTTATCGGAAGTGGTACTTCAGAACTTGGCTACACATGGTTGTGTATGATAGTTACTGTTTTGATATAGTTTCCTGCAATGACCTAGTGAGCTGTTTCATTGTATAACACGTGCAGTTTGTGCCTCCTTTGCAGTCTGTTTGATCACTTCAACTTGCTGCTGCTCACTTGCTGCCaaagataattttattcttaGTACTTTTATAGTTTGTAActatttgttttgtgaaaagcTTTGTAAGAATTGTTTCTGAATTCTAAGTAGTAATTGTTAGTATTGAATTTGAtggaggggtgggggtggaatTTTACCTGAAAAGAGCTGTAGTTTCATAGTGATCTCTTCTTTGTGTTAGAAACTGGACCAGGATCTTAATGAAGTAAAGGCTCGTGTTGAAGAACTGGACAGAAAGTACtatgaagtgaaaaataaaaaggatgaaCTACAGAGCGAAAGAAAGTTAGTAATTAATTGAAATATGTCTGAATCTCACTTAATGTGAAGGACCCCAACTGTGTAGTTGTTCACATGGCATGTaggtatgtttttaaatatagccATGTCTGAACTTCTGCACTTAGCCTTCCCATTCAATTAGCAgtcttcagatttaaaaaaaaaaaaaaaaaaaatttcattcaCCTTTAAAATACGTATGCTTTATGTATGCAGTTATCTATGGAGAGAGGAGAATGCAGAGCAACAAGCTCTTGCTGCGAAGCGGGAGGacttagaaaagaaacagcagcttcTCAGAGCAGCAACGGGAAAGGTAAGATGCCTTGTGATAATTCCATGTggaagcttttctttcccatcctAATGGAAAAGTCAGAGTAACCTTCTAAAGATAGCTATGATGGTAAGACTAACCAAATAACTAAGATGGATAAATTGTATCTGTAGGCTGagtttttttcaaatatttctagctctagaagtattttgaaattagtTTATTAGCTTTGTAAGCTTAAGATAATAGAGGAGAGATGAGGAGACCAGGTAGATATGGAATACTTCTCAATacttttgatatatatattccttttttaaaaaaaaaaaaaaaggaaacaggcCCTAAGATGTGATATGCTCAACTATTTAGGTATCTTACTTTAAAGCAGCAACTCCTGATTAGTCAGCAGGAGTTTGTTGAGAAAGGAGGTTACCTTTTTCTAGAAGTTGAAGATAAAATGGATGTGTTTTCTAGCTTTTGTAATTGCAATGCAATAATGAATTATGCTTTAACAGGCCATTTTGAATGGTATAGACAGCATAAACAAGGTTTTGGAGCACTTCCGTCGAAAAGGCATAAACCAGCATGTTCTAAATGGCTATCATGGCATTGTGATGAACAACTTTGAATGTGAACCAGCTTTCTACACTTGTGTTGAAGTTACTGCGGGGAACAGGTAATTACTCTTCAGTGTTACTTACGTCGATGCAGCTGCAGTGTTGCAATCAAATCTGGTGCTCCTTCCCGCTTTTTTTGAGtgtgtttttgctttccttgtaaTCTTGAGCTTTGGTCTTCCTCTTTTCAAACTCTATATAGCATCATCTAGAACTTCAAGAAGGAACTAAGAAGAACTCTGCCTATTTTAAAAACTTGGTCCTAGCCTCTTAAACTTGTTCCAGGGTGGGAGGGAGtttggggggagcagggaggcaaGGTCCAAGACCCATGGTCCAGATACTTGCCAGAAGCTGTCCACTGTAGAGCATTCTACAGTAAGTAATGCTAATGTTTCACTGATAACAATAGGAGTTATTTCACTTATGCTAGAAAATTGCATGGGAAAGGATAGCTTTTAAGTAGTAGTTGCCAGTTTAGACACCAGAAAAAGGTGTGTTCAGTGAGTCTTTAAGTAATATATTCCAGGAGTGTCCATTGGCACCATCTCAAGTTCTGaattaattcatcttttttgtgtgtaatcAGTCCCTGGTCCAGTTCATGCTAATACTTGTTCAAAAATTTGAAATGCTGCCCCTCATCTGAAACACCTGTGTAtgtgaaaatttttatttttttaaagtacttcatGGCTCTCCCTGAATCCTGCGGTCACCAGAGGTTtggaaaaaagcaataataagCGAACTAATTCAGCTTGCAAAGGAGAGATCACATTTCAGTCCTTCTGATGCTAGTCTGTCACGTACAGGGTTATAGATGTAGTCatcttttctcttgtttgtgTACTGAGGGTTGAGACAAACTCTGTAAACTCATGCAAACAAAGCTGAATAGCGGGTGAATTGAAGTGGTATGGAGGACAGAGGTTTACAgttggaccaaaaaaaaaaaagctgtgtgcacGTAGTTAGTGAGCTGCTTTTGTGACTGGATAGTAGAATGTAAAAGTCTTCAGTGATCTTGTTCTAATAAGACTACTGCAATCTGCTTATTTAGTCTTAAGGCACAAAAATAAACTGGAGCAAGTGCAGTGTGGCTGTACAGTGAGTGATACGTGACGTTACCTGCCTGCTTTATGTTCACATACAAATATATCTGTGCTTCTAGCACCGTCAtgcttttgcttgtttcttggACTTGTTAATTAGGTTATTTTATCACATCGTGGATTCTGATGAAGTCAGTACAAAAATCTTAATGGAATTTAACAAAATGAACCTTCCTGGAGAAGTTACTTTCCTCCCTTTGAACAAGCTGGATGTTCGAGATACTGCTTATCCTGAGACTAATGTGAGTGTTCATTTTGAGccttcctctgttttttctgtaaatataagCCTTTGTTGTTTGAACTCTGTGTGCCTATTGCCCATTATATTCTTTGGTGCTGAATATTTGCAATTAAATACTGCAACTAATGTATCACTTCCCAGTATCGAAAACCCTTTGAtagcaaaacactttttttgccaggtatttctttttcaaagttgaattttcctttctgagtaCATAGGTGTTAATAAAAGGAAGAGTTTTCCTATAACCTGACAACTAATTGCACAgattattaaattttaattctttaatttgaAAGCCTGCCGTGGATGAAAGTTGAATGGAAGGATAGTGTCCTGTCACAGCTGTGGACACTTTCTCAAAGTTATTTGAAATGATTtgtgcttttatatttaaaaaagaccTTCAGTGACAACTACTTAAAAAGTAGCTCAAACATTTCAAGGAAGAATCTGCTCACATTCAAAACTTAGTGAAttaattgtttaaatataaTGACTTCCTACAATAATCATGGTAGagtaagttattttaaaattgctactttccttttttccttggATAAAtataggaaaaagcaaacaaaagaatcAGATTTCTAGCGTGCTTATTTTGGGAGGGCTTTACTAGTAATAATTAACTGTATTAATGTTTGTAACCTGTTCTCTACAGACAGGTCTCTCTTTTTtggaggaggattttttttgctgccAATAAATGATACATATTAAGCTTGTTTCTGTAGTAACTTAATACTCAGATAAGATTCCCAGCAGACTCATAGATGACTTAATGCTCGAGCCTAGCTGTTGAAGActaaaattgcaaaatattgcACTTGATTTCCATACAGTGTTTGTCTTGAATGTTCAGTCAGTGTGTCATCTTCTTACCGATTTCCAAAGTAATCGTTCACAATATTGTGCTTTGAGTTCAGGGTTTGACAGTTCTCTGTATCGTGATATGCAGAGCTCCAGAAGTCTTCATTCTAGAAATCTGATTGTGAAGACAAACATTCATCTTCAGTGATTTACAGATACGCTTAACTTTAAAGAATACGGTGTTATAAGGCAGATTGTATTGCATTTTTACTCTTGATGTAGCTTTTATTTCTAGGGCTCTCTTCAAATGTGCTTGAATTAGTTGCAATTTGCTTGCCGTATTTATATTACTGCACTCTTCTCACTAAAATAACTGTAACTTCAGGATGCCATTCCTATGATCAGTAAACTGAGATACAATCCAAGATTTGACAAAGCTTTCAAACATGTATTTGGAAAGACTCTAATTTGCCGTAGCATGGAAGTATCTACCCAGCTGGCCAGAGCTTTCACCATGGACTGTATTACTCTGGAAGGTAAATGTTGCAATTTTATAAgttatttattggaaaaatgCGAGTGTTGAGGTTCATTAAAAATAGTCTGTTAGTGTTgtcaaaataatgttattttaaataatataccTGACTGTTATATACAAGGCTGCAATTGGCAGAATACTAAAAATGTAGAATATCTTCACAAGTCCCTGAATTATCTTATGATCTAAAAGTTAGTAGCTATGTATTTCCATCCTGAGAATTGCAAAGCAGGTTAGGTTTATAGGCATATTCTTTCAAATTTAGCAGTCATGTGTTTCCTAGAATATTTCTGGTGTGTTCCACCAACTTGAAATAGCTTTGAGGGTGTGAATGCATGGCTTTAATTACTTGGAAGTGCAAGGTGGACTATTCCACATGCCAGGTGCATGTTATGTTCTCTAAAATGATTTATACGTCTTGGTAATTGCCTACTCCTGGAGGCCTACTCCATGCACTCTTATTGTTTGTCCCCCCTGCCCCATAAGTCTAAGACTTTTAAAGCTGGTAGTTCTAGgcatttacattttctccttATATAATAAACACTTTCTTGTAAGCTGCATggtttcttatttaattttaagcgctagcttttttttttttaaaggcagtaaTAGCAATCTATTGGTCTTGAGGAATGAAATACTTTCAGTTGAATACCAAAAAAAACGTTTAACTTATAATAAATACTttacataatatttttcaagtaatgTAACACTGATGCATGACACTAATCCAGCATTTCTTCAGGTTGTTTGAAATGTTCAAGTTTTTCTGCGAAGTTGTATTATAAAAACCTCTCTAAATAATATGGAGAATATATGATGTGCAGTTCATAGTCtcattctgttttgctgtttagGTGATCAAGTCAGCCATCGTGGTGCTTTGACTGGAGGTTATTATGACACAAGAAAGTCTCGGCTAGAATTGCAAAAAGATGTTagaaaggcagaagaagaaCTTGGTGAACTTGAAGCAAAACTCAATGAAAACTTGCGCAGAAACATTGAAAatatccttttgtttttcttgggaAAGGTTGTGTGATgactgctttcattttgcagttgCAGTAATGGATGAGAAACAGATCGACTTTTGTAAATGTTATGTATTAGTGGTGGCGTTTATGACTGCTTGTGCAACCTGGTTCTGTGTGTTATTGTATGGATTTTAATAACAAAAGTCAAAgtagaaacaaacagaagcccTGCATGTGGAAATTGGTATCACCAGTGAAAATAAGATTCTAAAATACAACAATTGCTTTTGTGTCAggattgcatttttttaaactaattctTAGGTTGATGCAAATAGTTAAGAAATAGTTTTCTATACAACTGCTTTTGGTAAAATTTCCATACCAGGGAAATATAACGGAAACGTAGTAATTGAAACATTGAGTGCTTCTAAGCTGTCATCCATGTCTCAGTATTAACTGACCTTAATAGTCAGGACTTTACCTTGCTTGCTTTGAAGGGAATAGGAGCACATGCGGATTTGATGCAGGAGTGCCTGTAATGCATCTTGTCCAGTATTTTGCTTCTGAGAGGCTGGTCACCAGGTTTCAGAACGAGGGAGCTTTGTTAATGTGTCACCATTAATGTTTGGTCTTGGTCTTTCAAGCTTAGAGATGAGGTTAAACACTATGATGCTTTCTACTGCTTTGTTATAGTAACTGCCATAACCGGGTATTCTTGTTATCTGTGGTAACCTTCACTGCCTCTTCCGACTTGTGCTATATTTTTAGTACTTGTGTCCTGAATTGCTACGTTACATAGCCAGCATACGCTGGGGATGGTGGTGTGGAGGGCACTATGCTATAATCAAGCAGAGAGTTGTTTGACAGTCCTGGTCTTTTAGTCTGTTTGTATGAAAAGTCAAATAACTGTCACCTTTTTCTGGAAGCTCGTTAATGCTGTAGCATCATCTTGAGGTCTAGTACCTAGAATTTGGGGGTAGAAGTGGTTTatgcaattttcttctgtttttgagGTCATCAAGTCCTTTTGACCTGTATGACAGTTGGCATAAAAACTACTCTTTGCCTCAGATTTGAGTAAGGGTTAATTGCAGTGTTACATCTgtacttctgtattttgcaaGATCCAAGGTTTTCCTTACAAGTTTAAATGTGTATATTCTGAGTGCTGTGTTGGAAAAGTTAACGGGAAAATCAAGCTTTATGGTTTGTTCTTGGTGTTGATAAGGGTCATGAAGTTACTTTTGCTGATAGTTCTTGATTTCTTCTGTgcaactgaatattttaatttgtttcgTGAGTTCAGATGAATATGGCAAAGGAAGTAAAAACTAAAGTTACTAGTAGATATGAAATGCATTTAAGATGGAATTTTCCTTAGCCCACTGTATGGATTAATAATGAAATTGACCAGCTAATGAACCAAATGCAGCAAATTGAGACGCAGCAGAGGAAGTTCAAAGCCTCTCGAGACAGTATtttatcagaaatgaaaatgttgaaggagaagaggcagcagtCTGAAAAGACATTTATGCCTAAGGTACAGTAAAATGATATTGAATGTCATTACTGGTTTTATATTATTGTTTCGTTGATGTGATTGATAAATTTGCATTCCTCTCTGGTTAACATCATAATTGAAATGTGAAAAGATGATTAGAGATAGtcacagtaaatatttacataaatagaAAAGTGAAATTCATAAATCTGTGGGCTGCTCTGAGGAATTATTCTGTCTAATACCTGTTCCATAGCAACGCAGCTTACAGAGCTTGGAGGCAAGTTTACATGCTATGGAATCAACTAGAGAATCGCTAAAAGCAGAACTGGGGACCGATTTGTTGTCTCAACTCAGTCTTGAAGATCAGAAACGTGTGGATGCTCTTAATGATGAAATTCGGCAACTACAGCAAGtaagaggagaaatgaaaatgtcttgtCGTTGACTGTGGTACCATCCcaataaaaacttattttggTCCTTTTGTGTGAAAAGTCACCAGTGCTGAATGTATTGTAACTGGGTAGTGCTCTGCCAGGTGGGGGTTGGTACATCTGGAGTTTTCTCATCtgctaaatatatttgtatgttttccttAAATGCTGGGTGAATTTTACAACGTACAGTTTTGGTTATTTCTACCTGCTAAAATTAGAGTGACAATCCAAAGATCTGCAATATTCTCATACGCAGAATTCTGTGAAGAAtgggtttgttttaatttttaacaagggaaaaatgaattaagagTCAGTTGAGACAAcgaatatactttttttttttcaggaaaacagacagcttttgaatgAGAGGATTAAACTAGAAGGCATTATCACAAGAGTTGAAACATACCTCAATGAAAATCTGAGAAAACGCTTAGACCAAGTGGAACAAgtaaggattttgttttcagtgcatttttgcagtttatttttgtttatttccagaGCTTTGATGTATTAATGATTAGATAAATACGTATTCATCTTTCTCTGTAATCGGTGGTATTTCTTGCTTCCCTTAATCCAAGCTGAGTTGCGTGTTTTACTTAAATCTCGGCGTACTATTTGAGGAACATGTGAAATACTGACCAAAAAAATCCTGTCTATATATACTGCCTATGTGTAGGCACAGTATATATAGAACAGAGCTGTCATAATGATGATCTGGTTAAAGATTTAAGTATAAAGATTTAACTATTCTCTAAAGCtgtactaaaatattttaagttacatGTAAAATAGTGGAAGATAAGTTGGTTATCTGGCTTACACTTTTGTTCCCTTCCGATACGGAAGCTTGATGGCATTTACTTTGTTCTATAGGAACTGAATGAACTACGAGAAACAGAAGGTGGCACAGTTCTTACAGCCACAACATCAGAACTTGAGGCTATCAACAAACGAGTGAAAGATACTATGGCACGGTCAGATGGTTGGTAACGCTACTTACTCAGAGAAAAATCTCTAGTGTTTTGAAAGTTCATACATATTGTAATATGAGAAGTAATGATAAATTTTGAGTAGGCTATAGTAGTTGCATAGTGTGCAACAGACTTTTTGGAACATGATTCAAAAGATAAATGAAGCAAGATTTTGTGCAAATCAAACAAGTTGAGTGTCTGCAATTGCACGCTGTAATACCAACAAGTAGGTGTTAGTGATAACAGAATTTTGGCTTCAGGGTGTAATGCTTATGAGGCAACCTTTGTACAAGTCATGATCTTGTAcagttatttttgaattttgcCCTAACAGTCTAAAACTAAGTTACTGTCAAATGGGAAATAGTATCTGTGTGGTTCACGCTCATTTTTGCCTGTCTTTCTAGACTTTAACAATAACAGCCTTTGTGTTTAAGCTGTATATTTATGGTGGAAGGGAAGAGTGAATCTTAACTTTTTGTCTTGAAgttaattttctgttcatttcataatagattttctttaaatc
It includes:
- the SMC3 gene encoding structural maintenance of chromosomes protein 3 — its product is MYIKQVIIQGFRSYRDQTIVDPFSSKHNVIVGRNGSGKSNFFYAIQFVLSDEFSHLRPEQRLALLHEGTGPRVISAFVEIIFDNSDNRLPIDKEEVSLRRVIGAKKDQYFLDKKMVTKNDVMNLLESAGFSRSNPYYIVKQGKINQMATAPDSQRLKLLREVAGTRVYDERKEESISLMKETEGKREKINELLKYIEERLHTLEEEKEELAQYQKWDKMRRALEYTIYNQELNETRAKLDELSAKRETSGEKSRQLRDAQQDARDKMEEIERQVRELKTKISAMKEEKEQLSAERQEQIKQRTKLELKAKDLQDELAGNSEQRKRLLKERQKLLEKIEEKQKELAETEPKFNSVKEKEERGIARLAQATQERTDLYAKQGRGSQFTSKEERDKWIKKELKSLDQAINDKKRQIAAIHKDLEDTEANKEKNLEQYSKLDQDLNEVKARVEELDRKYYEVKNKKDELQSERNYLWREENAEQQALAAKREDLEKKQQLLRAATGKAILNGIDSINKVLEHFRRKGINQHVLNGYHGIVMNNFECEPAFYTCVEVTAGNRLFYHIVDSDEVSTKILMEFNKMNLPGEVTFLPLNKLDVRDTAYPETNDAIPMISKLRYNPRFDKAFKHVFGKTLICRSMEVSTQLARAFTMDCITLEGDQVSHRGALTGGYYDTRKSRLELQKDVRKAEEELGELEAKLNENLRRNIERINNEIDQLMNQMQQIETQQRKFKASRDSILSEMKMLKEKRQQSEKTFMPKQRSLQSLEASLHAMESTRESLKAELGTDLLSQLSLEDQKRVDALNDEIRQLQQENRQLLNERIKLEGIITRVETYLNENLRKRLDQVEQELNELRETEGGTVLTATTSELEAINKRVKDTMARSDDLDNSIDKTEAGIKELQKSMERWKNMEKEHMDAINHDTKELEKMTNRQGMLLKKKEECMKKIRELGSLPQEAFEKYQTLSLKQLFRKLEQCNTELKKYSHVNKKALDQFVNFSEQKEKLIKRQEELDRGYKSIMELMNVLELRKYEAIQLTFKQVSKNFSEVFQKLVPGGKATLVMKKGDVEGSQSQDEGEGSTESERGSGSQSSVPSVDQFTGVGIRVSFTGKQGEMREMQQLSGGQKSLVALALIFAIQKCDPAPFYLFDEIDQALDAQHRKAVSDMIMELAEHAQFITTTFRPELLESADKFYGVKFRNKVSHIDVITAEMAKDFVEDDTTHG